In one Capricornis sumatraensis isolate serow.1 chromosome 1, serow.2, whole genome shotgun sequence genomic region, the following are encoded:
- the MIGA2 gene encoding mitoguardin 2, which produces MAFRRTEGMSMIQALAMTVAEIPVFLYTTFGQSAFSQLRLTPGLRKVLFATALGTVALALAAHQLKRRRRKKKQVGPEMGGEHLGTVPLPILMARKVPSVKKGYSSRRVQSPSSRSNDTLSGISSIEPSKHSGSSHSLASMVVVNSSSPTAACSGPRETRGIEESVTTADGNAESLYMQGMELFEEALQKWEQALSVGQRADSGSTPTPGDGLRNPETASEALSEPESQRKEFAEKLESLLHRAYHLQEEFGSTFPADSMLLDLERTLMLPLTEGSLRLRADDEDSLTSEDSFFSATELFESLQVGDYPIPLSRPAAAYEEALQLVKEGKVPCRTLRTELLGCYSDQDFLAKLHCVRQAFEGLLEDKSHQLFFGEVGRQMVAGLMTKAEKSPKGFLESYEEMLSYALRPETWATTRLELEGRGVVCMSFFDIVLDFILMDAFEDLENPPSSVLAVLRNRWLSDSFKETALATACWSVLKAKRRLLMVPDGFISHFYSVSEHVSPVLAFGFLGPKPQLSEVCAFFKHQIVQYLTDMFDLDNVRYTSVPALAEDILQLSRRRSEILLGYLGAPAAGSIGLNGVLPRENGLPEALQ; this is translated from the exons ATGGCGTTCCGGCGGACCGAGGGCATGTCCATGATACAGGCCCTGGCCATGACGGTGGCTGAGATCCCTGTGTTCCTTTACACGACATTCGGGCAG TCTGCCTTCTCCCAGCTGCGGTTGACACCAGGCCTGCGGAAGGTCCTCTTTGCCACGGCCCTGGGGACTGTGGCCTTGGCCCTGGCTGCCCACCAGCTGAAGAGGCGACGGCGGAAGAAGAAGCAGGTCGGGCCCGAGATGGGAGGCGAGCACCTGGGCACGGTACCCCTCCCCATCCTCATGGCCAGAAAGGTCCCGTCGGTGAAGAAAG GCTACTCCAGCCGGAGGGTCCAGAGCCCCAGTAGCAGGAGCAACGACACCCTGAGCGGTATCTCCTCCATTGAGCCCAGCAAGCACTCAGGCTCCTCCCACAGCCTGGCCTCG ATGGTGGTAGTGAACTCATCCAGCCCCACGGCTGCATGCTCGGGACCACGGGAGACCAGAGGGATAGAGGAGTCTGTGACCACCGCCGACGGCAACGCTGAGAGCCTCTACATGCAAG GCATGGAGCTGTTCGAGGAGGCCCTGCAGAAATGGGAGCAGGCGCTGAGTGTGGGGCAGAGGGCGGACAGCggcagcacccccaccccaggggatGGCCTCCGGAACCCCGAGACAGCTTCAGAGGCACTGTCCGAG CCGGAGTCCCAGCGGAAGGAGTTTGCGGAGAAGCTGGAGTCGCTGCTGCACCGGGCCTACCACCTGCAAGAGGAGTTCGGGTCCACCTTCCCGGCCGACAGCATGCTGCTGGACCTGG AGCGGACCCTCATGCTCCCCCTGACAGAGGGCTCGCTGCGTCTGCGGGCGGACGATGAGGACAGCCTGACCTCGGAAGATTCCTTCTTCTCCGCCACCGAG CTTTTTGAGTCCCTGCAGGTCGGAGATTACCCGATCCCACTCTCCAGGCCCGCCGCCGCCTACGAGGAGGCCCTGCAGCTGGTGAAGGAGGGCAAAGTGCCCTGCCGGACCCTCAG GACAGAACTGCTGGGCTGCTACAGCGACCAGGACTTTCTAGCCAAGCTGCATTGTGTGCGGCAGGCCTTCGAG GGCCTCCTGGAAGACAAGAGTCACCAGCTTTTCTTCGGGGAGGTTGGCCGGCAGATGGTGGCAGGCCTGATGACCAAGGCTGAGAAG AGCCCCAAAGGCTTCCTGGAGAGTTACGAGGAGATGCTGAGCTACGCCCTACGGCCGGAGACCTGGGCCACCACGCGGCTGGAGCTGGAGGGCCGAGGG GTGGTATGCATGAGCTTTTTTGACATCGTGCTGGATTTTATCCTCATGGATGCCTTCGAGGACCTGGAGAACCCCCCGTCCTCGGTGCTCGCCGTCCTGAGGAACCGCTGGCTGTCAGACAGCTTCAAGGAGACG GCCCTGGCCACTGCCTGCTGGTCCGTCCTGAAAGCCAAGAGGAGGCTGCTGATG GTGCCTGATGGCTTCATCTCCCACTTCTACTCCGTATCGGAGCACGTTAGCCCTGTCCTAGCCTTCGGCTTCCTTGGACCCAAGCCTCAGCTCTCTGAAGTCTGTGCTTTCTTTAAG CACCAGATCGTGCAATACCTGACTGACATGTTCGACCTGGACAACGTGCGCTACACGTCCGTGCCAGCGCTGGCCGAGGACATCCTCCAGCTGTCCCGGCGCCGCAGCGAGATCCTGCTCGGCTACCTGGGGGCGCCGGCGGCCGGCAGCATCGGCCTCAACGGTGTGCTGCCCCGGGAGAACGGGCTCCCAGAGGCGCTGCAGTAG